One Salvia splendens isolate huo1 chromosome 1, SspV2, whole genome shotgun sequence genomic window, acaaagcagctacgtcagttcggcatttcagtttactgagcaggtagtaaaccacaacaggagtaaaagagagtacgaaaagctatacgaagacacaagtgtagaaagaagaattttttcattcataagaaaaaaatttttacacaaggagggcttcaaggccattttacaacaaggaagaaactaaactaagagaagggagacgaaatcatactccgccagcttcgtctccggctcctcggtgaggttcagcttccttctccttatctgcctcagcttcagcctcggcctccctgctccccccagcctgctcggtgcccccatcaccgatctgCAGCACCTCTCGCTCGGCATGcccgtctccggtctgctgatcaagctgctcggtcccaccctctccgtggaaaattggagcgggtgaaactggccctaaggaggcaaagatagcctccatattctcgtcccggtcagctcggcaactacgaactcggtcagcagaaagcaagaccgaggacgaagcaagctcctcaaggagcggcagactctggagacgagctgctatctctcggccgtacagcggcaggacgacttcgggcccctgctcggcattatcggtcatcagtttcagcagatcaccgacaaaggccgaaaattgattgctcagaaagagtttctccgcgaaagcacggagaacctccccttgggcaaccacggcggcagcatccctccgtttcgtctgctctcgctggatgacgagctggtttttggcaaactgggcttcatcctgggccgagatcctagcagctctggccttctcaaagtctgccttagcctgttcggcctggtgacgagcagccaccaacttcctctgcatctcagcataatcgttggacgctttggagagttcaacggcgacgagcttggagagcatatcgttcctctgaaaatggaaaaaggaaaaagtcaaccgagaggccacaaaaaatacaggaaaaaagcaaggccagaaaatcaagaagagaattcacctcggcgaagtccgtgggccataaaaagggctcacagatatgttccgaaggaggcgccaagaccacgtctttctctggcgctcttgggggtttctgaatcctccccttcccccttgccgaagtcgactccggcttctttggatccgaagaggtcttttgcctcttcggattcttctcggcatcagacgccgagctgctggttttcggcctctccggttccttagattcggaggattcgcgaccgagcttgtttagcaagttcactgccaaaaagcaagaaaacaaggttagttttcgtcgtcaaggcagtaatgcataaaaaagaaatcctcaccctcagcctcttcgtccgaagacgaggagtcgaacacgaagtcgcccttgacgagctcagactccaggtactgcttcctaatcataggaatcttattgagctcgccctcgagctcgtccaacggttctaaccgaggatgaggaatcacggacttcggccctctccagggaaagtccgaagccgaagtcctattataaaaaaagaaacgattttgccatttcggccatttggttttacaaaaggctctaaagggctgtaaagggatcaagtaaaaccaagatcccttcctcttaaactggaagaaattaaggattgccctcagagacagatccttatctagcctacgcagttcggcagcaaaggccgataagtgcctccaagagttcggagtcacctgacctaaagggagttgaaaaaaatcaagcagctctacaaaggcagggggaagagggaaacgaagcccgcattccaagccggcttcataaacggtggcgtaaccctccggcggcgagtcagccctatgaaggtcgtcgggaatcgcaaccttccccccaggaaaaaaatatttttcgcgtagggatatcacagtatccttactcaagatgctgtgaaaatactctacggtcttctccccggattctttctggatagaagaccccttatcccctttcctaccgctacctgactcagaagaagaagaagaagacatagttcttactctttgaaagtctgaagaaattctgaagaaattcttgaaagcggaaggaaatttttacgcaaaagagagagaatgcagaagaagcaatagcaaaagtgttcaaatgatgaagaaaggacgtatttatcagattcggagaagatttcaaaatcatcgcaccgtttcgaatcccaccttttcaggattcaacggccggattttactgtcgcatttaatgcagtcacgcgcaaggcacgtcccctaacgtcagcctcccccgtacctttatccagaatgccgaagtgactcgcttcgccgaagtgattcacttcgcttttcgggggggggtagtgatggggtacgtactaaacaaagcccaatagcagtgggcccatcagcccaaaacccaaggaagagtatcagttcggcattaccaaagagttcggccccagcctacagctcggtaaaagccgaccaatcaagctctactctcagatcggcaaaagctgctcggcaatagttcagcagttcggtctcattattcgaccgaactgggagatagtggtgtcaactcatgcaggatctcatgcaggatagcagaccaaacaaagagatagtggacccatgcaggatctcatgacctccacgacatccacaacctagTCAGtagtgatgtaagccacgacctagttagtggtgatgtaagccacgacctagttagtggtgatgcaagccacgatcttagttcaatgtataaatagaacttagatcagatagactaaggagaaaaaagctctctagacatcaaatatcatatagcaagtctgtatttgtaagctggtaaaccagatcaagcaatacaatcttgccctcctttcttcccgtggacgtagatttacctcagtaaatcgaaccacgtaattccttgtgtcgtgatctatatttattacctgcatttactaccatcaaaaattcgcccaaccatcaagtactaataaaatatgttatttaTTTGGAATCATTGTAAATTTCGCAAATGATTTTGATAACAATTTTATTCTAATAAAAAAGTTATTCATTAGAAtgatactccatccatccatgaattttaagaaatgtaattaaAAGTGAGCTGAAAAATGAGTGGAGAGTGaatactatttttatatattaattttataataaaatgtgaaattaGAATGCGTTAATAGAATATGAGGTCGCactactaaaaatagtaaaaattgaaaagtgacaaattttatggaacatactaaaattgaaaaatgtgacaaaaaaatattttaaaaaattggaaGGATAAAGAGCTTCACAttcaagaatcaagattttaaattggTTGTGTGACTTGTTGTGACACAACTAACGAAAGCCCAAATCCAATATATTCTGGGCCCAAATGAGCCAATATGTAGTAGGAGCAATATCCAAATTACTCCACAGGCCGAAGAAGTCCCCAATTTTCCAGGACCAAACAAATTATTAGCCATACACATTTGAGTAGTCAATGAATTGACATTTGTTTATACACATTCGAAACCATtagtatttaataatataaacaaaaattgaaattgtCGATCACGAAAGTGCAATAATTTCGTCAGAGAAGAAAAGGGGCAGGTTACACACAATCAACTTTAACATAAATGTCAAAACAACACATTTTCCACGAAGTTTCTCGTTCTCTCACAATAGTCGTTATATGATCTTATTTAATTTACGCCATTCGAATAGAAACTGTACAATATGTGTTTTGTGTCCAAGGAAAAAATGCAAATGATATGTCAAAGTCCAACGTTAACGTAGTTGAAACAACGCTAGGCCCCTCAATTAATCTccatctaaaaaaaataaacgaaTTCTATGTTAAAAAATACTCACTCCAATAAGATAGTCacattttcaattttagttTACCCATAAAAGattattatatttcttttttttagaaaaaaatttctctcacattaatataaatgtaAAATTTTCTCTCATTCACtttatacacaaaacaatattttctaaaatctcGTATCATTACCAAAGTATGTCATCTAgtactattatggaacggaaAGAGTAGTAATTACAcctactccatctgtcccactttagaagtctcatttactttctctcttattttatcatttatccactttaattatttattattatttttataaaatgagtgtaGAAAAGTAAATGAGGCTCCTaaaatgggacagagggagtatcatttaaaAACTAGATCGTGTATAACTATGTACTACAACTATATCCTTCTATTATGTCAAAGTAACCAAAAATTGCTAAACtcaatctttaaaaaaaaactcttactattatttttagaaTATTTGTTTAAGAAACATCTTTCCATCAAATATAAATAGATGGAACCCTTCTTCACATGAGTTGTTGAATATTGAGTAGGGAATAAATTAAGAGTAATTTTCCATTTTCAATAATTAGACTAATTAATGAGAACGGAccataataaaatgataaaattatttttaatggacAAATACAgtatatattttatgaaaaaataatttaaattaaaataaatatgtaaatttaaaattttgaaatatcttTTAAAAAATACACTATAAAAATTGTTAACTTCAACTAACCGTTAGTTAAGCACTTTCCatctaaaaagaaatactatatgtttgatattatataattaaaatttataaaaaaaaatcggccAAAAAATCATGTACTGTATTTGATACTTAGGGTTATTTTCGtcacaaaatttcaaaaatactaCTCATCGTCCTAATTATACTACCTCCATCTCACTACAAGTGAGGCGTTCTAAATCGGACGTTgttttgcaaaaatgataaataGTAATTAGAGTAGAGATAACTAAAGTAAGTAAGATAATAATGTATATATTACTctcttttatattattttctttcttaatttactttttatctattttaattattttttttatttttttttcactttaattatttattactatcacTAAAATAACTGCATCACGTGGGACCTAttgaaataatataaaaatagtcATCTGTCCCGatgtattaatattttaaattagacTATACTACTAGAGTAGAGCACAGAAGCGAAAGTCTACACTCTACAATCCATGGCGTCGAAGATGAAGCtcctctctctcctcctcctcctcccactCTGCGCTTCATCCCCTACCGATCCACCAGCTCCGAAGCCCACGGTCTACGAAATCCTGCCCAAATTCAGCCTCCCCAGCGGCCTTCTACCTGATTCCGTCGTCAACTACACTCTCTCAGACGACGGTCAATTCGAGGTCTATTTGGAGAATCCGTGCTACATACAGTTCGATTACCTGGTCTATTACGAACAGAAGATCACCGGCAAGCTCAGTATCGGTTCGATCACCAATTTGAAGGGAATTCAGGTGCAGAGATTCTACTTCTTCTGGTTCGATGTCGATGAGATTAAGGTTGACTTGCCGCCTTCCGGAAGCATCTACTTCACCGTCGGGATTATCAACAAGGAGCTCGAGCTTGACCAGTTCTTGACTGTTCGCTCCTGCACAGATAAAGCCGTGACTTCGACGCCGGTTGTTGAGGTACAATGTTGTTCCGTCGTTTCCTTTAATCAGGGTTTTGAATTTTGGGGCTTCTGATTTCTTGATTGTTTAATTGCTCCTATGTTATGAATTCGGATGCTGTAGACTGATTTGAGAGGATTGTAGCGTGTAGGGCTACTTCTCATATTTCACGATCACTAAATTGATGATAAAACGAACCAAGTTAAAACCACTTAAAAGAGTGCTGGTTTGTGCGATCGATGTTTGTTTTGGATATAATGTTATTTGCTGTAGTAATCATTATGCCAAGAAAGTGTTTTGGAAAGTTGGAGAACGTTTTTAACTTTATTTATTGCCCCAAATTGATATGGAACTATTGTTCATCAATGTGGTGATAAGGAGTTGCTGTTTTACttgtgttttttgtttttaccTTCAATAGATTAATGAAGATGATTTTGTATTACGAGTTGATCTTTTCTAAAGTAAGAAACTACTATGTTCTAATACCGAGGAGTTTAAGATGTAGAAGAACATCATGAATGTTTAGCGAGTGGAACTTGTAGATCTAGAGATGTATGAGACGTGGAAGATATCTTGATTCTTATAGTTGAATCAATTGTTTCGTTTGGGCGATAGTTTAAACTGCTGCAGGCTCTGTATTTTGTAGATAGCTAGGTACGTTGAGGAATTTTTGGGTTCTTATGGTTGGTGTGAGAGTCACTCATGTAGTCGAGTTGTAGCATTAGACGTCGTGCAAAGAAAGATTCAAACTTAGCATGCATGTATTCACCAAATAAGCTGCTGCATTAATGCAAATTCAAGATTTCATGCATTTTAGTATCACAAGGTACCGATGCTAGATAGACTCAGCATTGAGCAACCAATGTCAACTCTAGTAAGAAATGCTGTCTCTCAGTGTTCTTTATATTTGACAAATTTTTTAGTCAATGaatttttcgtgtaaggatacAATGTCAGCAGCTCCGGGATCACACCCACTTGGCTGATGGTTTTGGCTCGACATAAGTTTTACACTTTCTCAAATCTGTTACAGAACCCAAAAAATGTTTTAGTGCAAATTTTGAGATGCTAACATGTTAGAGATTCAACTTTGTCATAGCAATTGCTAAGTTGTCTGTTTCTTGCAGATGCCAACTTCAGTTGATGACATCCCGATGCTTGTAACCGAATAGCCAACTGAAAGTAAACTC contains:
- the LOC121796479 gene encoding uncharacterized protein LOC121796479, which translates into the protein MASKMKLLSLLLLLPLCASSPTDPPAPKPTVYEILPKFSLPSGLLPDSVVNYTLSDDGQFEVYLENPCYIQFDYLVYYEQKITGKLSIGSITNLKGIQVQRFYFFWFDVDEIKVDLPPSGSIYFTVGIINKELELDQFLTVRSCTDKAVTSTPVVEMPTSVDDIPMLVTE